Part of the Deltaproteobacteria bacterium genome, GTTTTGGGCAACTTTTTTTACAGCAAAATCTATTCCACAAGAGATCAAGATTTATTATTTTTAAAAATCAATTAGTTATATTTTAGAGAGTTCAAATAAAATATTTATCAGCACAAAAACAAATTAACAATGCACAATTATTTGTGCATTGTTGTTTATTTAATCCGATGAAATCACAGTCAATCCAATTTTATTCGGAAATAAGTTCGGAATTTAGAGTTCGGAGTAAACCATTTTCATAATTCGTGGCGCCCCCAAGGGGCATGAGGGCTTAGTTTGTCTTTCATTCGTCCGGATCCCGGATAACGGCCGAGGCCTGGGGATCAAAGGGGTTTTTTCTGATCTCCAGAGAATACAGATAAGGGTAATCCTCTTTTAAATGTTTTAGATAAAACAACCATTCTGAAATCAACAGCCCCATGGCCCGTTTGATGTCCCCCTTCAGATGGGCCAGGTCGGTTTTGGGCAAGTCGATCAAAGAAGGCCGGGAGGCCAATTCATCGGTGACATGAAAGACCGCTAAAAGCAGATCGGTAAAGGAATCGTGCTCCAATAAATTTGGATTTTCCAAAAGACTGAGCAAAAACGGTCGCTTATCCAATAGGAAGGTTTTCAGCTCCAATAAAGACCCCGGATCGATATGGATTTGATAATCGAATTGCCGAAAGGCCCTGGCCTGAGAAGAAAAACGCTTCCCCGACCAGTGATGATCGATAATCAATTCCTGTTTTATGGCTTGGGCATTCGGTTCAAACTGATAAAAAAGCCTTAATAAATCCGTTCCCACTTCCGAAAAATATACCCCGATGACCATATTCAACTTTTTGATCAGATTCCGTTTTTCCCGGACCGTCAGTAATTGATTGATAATCAGGGTAACCAGCAAGACCTGGATGGGGACAAAGGCCAGGTCCTGGAATAAATAGAAGAAGGTGTCACGGGGCGTTTGAAAAATTCCGATTTGGACCAGGTAGAAAAAGGACGACAAACCTAAAAATCCGGCGCCCAACAATAATTCCCAACGATAGCGTTTCATGATCCAATCTTTATGGAGCGGTCAGCCGTGATTAGAATCCAGAAGTCAGAATCCAGAATAAACCCCCAAAATCCCTTTAATGAGTCATCTTCAATCCGAACTCTGGCTTTCAGCAAACCCTTTTGCTGTAATAGGTTGACTAATCCGGATCGCTAACTACTAATTTCCTATTATAGCGTATTCTTTCAATTTATCCTCAAAAAAATCATCCAATGGGAAGGCGAGCCCTCTGGGGACCGGGACTCCTGAACGACCCGTTAAAAAACTTGAACTTTACGGAAAAAGTTGATATTCTTTTAAATTACTTTATTTTTTTACTTAAGGAGCAACTATGTTTTTAGATCCTCTCCTGGGAATTTTCTCCAATGATTTGGCCATTGATCTGGGAACCGCCAATACCCTGGTTTATGTCAAAGGCCGAGGCATTGTTTTAAGCGAACCATCGGTCGTGGCGGTTCGTAGGGATAACAAAGGTTATAACAAGGTCCTGGCCGTCGGAAAAGAGGCCAAGTTGATGCTCGGACGAACCCCCGGTAATATCATCGCCATACGGCCCATGAAAGACGGTGTCATTGCCGATTTTGAAGTCACCGAAGCCATGCTGCGCCATTTTATCCGGAAGGTCCACAATCGCAGGACCTTAATCCGGCCCCGCATCATCATTTGTGTGCCATCCGGTATCACCCAGGTTGAAAAAAGGGCGGTCCGGGAATCGGCCGAGTCCGCCGGGGCCCGGGAGGTCTATCTGATTGAGGAACCCATGGCAGCGGCCATCGGGGCCGGGTTACCGATTACCGAACCGACCAGTAATATGGTGGTGGACATTGGGGGCGGAACCACGGAGGTGGCGGTCATTTCACTGGCCGGTATTGTTTTCAGTAAGTCGGTCCGGGTGGGAGGAGACAAGATAGACGAATCCATCCTGCAATATGTCAAGAGAAAATACAATTTATTGATCGGGGAAAGGACGGCCGAGGTCATCAAGACCACTATTGGAACCGCCTATCCCCAGGATGAACCGGAATCGATTGAAGTCAAAGGGAGAGACCTGGTTTCCGGGATACCCAAGACCTTGACGATCGATTCGGAAGAGGTCCGCCTGGCCATTTCCGAGCAGATCGATACGATCATCGAGGTCGTTAAGCTGGCCCTGGAACAAACCCCACCGGAACTGGCTGCCGATATCGTCGACCGGGGGATTTTTCTGACCGGAGGCGGGGCCCTCCTTAAAAATTTAGATGTCCTGTTGCGGGAAGAAACCGGACTGCCGATCACTATAGCCGAAGACCCCCTGTCAGCAGTAGTCTTGGGTTCCGGGATGACCCTGGAAAATATCGAGTTATTAAAGGAGGTTTCTATATCCTAAGAGACTTTTCCCGTGAAAGGGAAATGGGCCTTTCCATCGCTGTCCGGCTTGAAACGGGACCGGAGCAGCGAGCCGATATGGATAACATTCCTTACCCTTGAAGCGCCCTTCCATCTAAGATCCATCAAGGCAGAGAGGGAGCCTCAAAGTGAGAGGGACCTCGTGTGTTTTTAAAAAAACTTCGAAACGTTCTCATGGTCTGGCTGGCCTTGTTGGCCGGTCTGGCTATTTTTTCATCCTTTTCTCAGACCGGACGAGACTATTTTCTAGTGGAAAGTTCCCTGGTAGATGGCATCCTGCCGGTCTTCTCGTTTTTTACTTCCATCAAAACAGGCGTCGAATCCCGTTGGAACCACTATATTTCCCTGACCGAAACCCAAAGGGAAAACGCCCGTCTCAAGAAACAACTGGACCAACTGAAACAGGAAAACATTCAATTAAGGGAAATGGGTTCGGCCCATGAGCGGCTCACGAAACTGCTGCAGCTTAAAAGAGAGATTCCCGGCCCTTTGGTGGTGGCCGAAGTGGTGGGAAAAAGCCCGAGCCCCTTTCTGCAGGCCTTTTTTATCAATAAGGGCCGAAAAGACGGCTTGGTCCGAGGAATGCCCGTCCTCCTCCCCGAGGGGGTGGTTGGAAGACTGGAGAAGACTTCCGGTCATTTTTCCAAAGTTCTCTTATTAAATGACCCGAGCTTCGCCGTGGATTGCCTTTCCCAACGCACCAGGGTG contains:
- the mreC gene encoding rod shape-determining protein MreC, which gives rise to MFLKKLRNVLMVWLALLAGLAIFSSFSQTGRDYFLVESSLVDGILPVFSFFTSIKTGVESRWNHYISLTETQRENARLKKQLDQLKQENIQLREMGSAHERLTKLLQLKREIPGPLVVAEVVGKSPSPFLQAFFINKGRKDGLVRGMPVLLPEGVVGRLEKTSGHFSKVLLLNDPSFAVDCLSQRTRVRGILTGIPGGGNCQVKYVPRTEDIKAGDIMITSGLDQLYPKGLILGRVLKVDSQAKGNFLFIEVVPECKLSQIEEVQILQKRPPIPDQEASQDG
- a CDS encoding rod shape-determining protein; protein product: MFLDPLLGIFSNDLAIDLGTANTLVYVKGRGIVLSEPSVVAVRRDNKGYNKVLAVGKEAKLMLGRTPGNIIAIRPMKDGVIADFEVTEAMLRHFIRKVHNRRTLIRPRIIICVPSGITQVEKRAVRESAESAGAREVYLIEEPMAAAIGAGLPITEPTSNMVVDIGGGTTEVAVISLAGIVFSKSVRVGGDKIDESILQYVKRKYNLLIGERTAEVIKTTIGTAYPQDEPESIEVKGRDLVSGIPKTLTIDSEEVRLAISEQIDTIIEVVKLALEQTPPELAADIVDRGIFLTGGGALLKNLDVLLREETGLPITIAEDPLSAVVLGSGMTLENIELLKEVSIS